The nucleotide window ATAGAGTGCTGTCGGGTCGATTGAGCATCATGCTGGTTGCTTGGCAGAAGACGATCCAGCGACCGTCGGGGGAGTACCGGGCGAAGAAGTTACTTCGGCCGTTGTCGGCCGCTCCAAGAACCCGCTCCGGGACGCCTCCTTTACCGCCGTTGAAGGGTATCCGGAAGAGGTCGAAGCAGATCTTCCGCTTGCCGTCTATGAAACCGGGAGCGATAGCGGATATGACGTCCGGCTCGATGACGCTGCCGTGTCGTGGAATTTCGGGAGCGCGGGCACGGGCGAAGAGGAGCCATCGGCCGTCAGGGCTGAAAGCCGGATTCGTCTGCACGAGGTCGGGAGAATCGGCTCCGGAGAGGGCCTGAAATCGACTGCTGGAGCGCTCGTAGGAGACACGGACCCCTCGCGTGGGGAAGAACAGCTGGGAGCAGTACGGATCAGACATGAATTTCAGGAAGATCGTCTCCTTGACCGTACTGACCACATGGCGACCGTCGGGAGAGATGGTCGAAAGGAACCCAAAGGTGCTCTCCCCGTCTCCGCGCTGATACTCGCCCCAGCTCATCATCTCGGGGCGGCCGATCTCGACGGTCGGGGCTACCGTGGCGATGGCGTAGGCCCCTTTGTCCGAGGCGAAATCGATGTCCATCGCGAGGGTCCGGCCGTCGGACGAGAAGGAATGGCAATTCGCGCAGGTCTGCATTCCCGCCAAGACCGTTCGAGGCGGATCGGCCGAGGAGACGTCGCCGAGCCTCCAGCGGATCAGCGGCTTGTGGTCCATTGCGAAGGCCACAGGAAGCGGGACCTCTCTATAGAAGATCGGGGCGCCCACGGGGTCGGGCGAGGTCTGGAAGGAGATCGACGCGCCTGGCTCTAAGGCTTCCCCTCTCTCGGATTCGATCCTTTGAACGAGAAGGCGCGCGGTTCGACCCACCGAGCGCGCCTTGATTCGCTGCCAGGCTTCCGCCTCCGGCCGCCACTCCCTTTTCTCGCAAACGTAGGTGACACCTTGAGCCTCACCCTGAATCTCGATGGTGACGCGCCAGTACGAAGCGCCTCGAGTGTCCTCCCAACGAAATGTCGGCGGCGCGAGATCTCGGGGGAAGACTGCTCCCTCCCGGGGAGCTGTGATGGCGATGGAAGGAGGAGGACGACTGCCATCGATGGTTGGCGAGGGCGCGGTCGCGAGCACAGCTGTCGCCAGGAGCACCGGCGCCGACCTTCGTCGTGATGTCATAGAGTCTCCTCGCCTTCGTAGAATCCGGAGATACGTGAATAGGGCCTGGATCTCAAACGGAGTCGCGCTAACACATGGTTCCCGCAACCAGGGCCAGATGGAGTCGAATTGAACGCTGATTCCACACCTCGTCCCGTGTTTCAAGCGTGGTCCACGAGTTCGCGCCGATGGGTGCTGCCCGCCATGAGAGGAATTGCGGTCCCTCTTCCCGCCCTTCTGCTCGCGGCGTGCACCCTCGCGGCACCGCCGGCGTCGAGTCGCGGCTCGGAAACGGACGAAGAGCCTCACCTTCACGAGAGCGCGGGTCCGGTGCCTTCCGGCGACACGCTGGCCGACGTCAGAATCACGCTGAGCGGCCGAGAGCTGGATGCTGGGGCGGGGGAATCGGTTGTCCTGACCTCGATCTTGCCGCTTCGGGTTCGAGAGACCCTGGTACTGAAGGACGCCGCAAGCGCGATTGCCAGGACGCTGGTCGACGGCTCAGAGGGCGCCCGGAATCTACCGGGACGCCTGGGATGGAACGGCTGCCGACGGGACACGGCTTCGGGACGGCCTCTATCGCTGGGTCGCCACTGTGGCGGACGGAGCGCACGAGCGGACGATCGATTGGACTGCCGAAAAGGACGGCGACGCCGAGGTCAAGTCGCATCCGGAGTACGCCAAGTGGGATCCGTTCGAGAGCGCGCCCCTGAAGTTCAGTCACAGGTTCGACAGACCGGGAGAGATCGTGTTGGTCTTTTCGAGGGAGACCTACTACGTCCACCTCTCGTGCGAGGCGCCGAGGTTCTTCTGCAGGTTTCTCGATGGTTTCCACCCCGCAGGGGAGTTCACGTACGAGTGGGCCGGGGTGGATGACGAGGGCAACTATCGGGATGACATCCGCGGGATCTTCGTGATCTCTCATCACGAGGAGCTCTCGAAGAACGGCGTTGTGGTTCACGGCGGACGGCCAGTCGTGACGAATGTCCGGGTGAAGCCGCCCCTCTACCGGCCTGGTCTGAGTTCTCAGGAGGTGAGCTTCGCGGTCAGTACCTATCGTGGTGAACATGTCTCTGCGGTGGTGACGTCGATGAACCTGGAGTCACGCTCGATTCTCAGGACTATCCGGGTAGGCGAGGTTGCGCCCGGTTCAGTGACAGTGCGTTGGGACGGCCGAGGAGAGAACGGCTCACTTGTGGCGCCGGGCCGCTACTTGATCGCGGTCGTGGTGACGGACTCGCTTGGCCAGAGTTCGCGGGGGGAGACCCTCGCGAGGGTCGACTACTGAGGCAGGGGGAAGGGGCCTCCCTGGAGGCGGCGTGGCCGGCCTCGTCTCTGGTGAGCCTGAAAGCATCGCGTGGGCTTCGATCTCGACGAGGAGATCGCTTCGGCACAAGCCCACCTGGATCCCGGTTGAGGCCGGAAGCGGGTTCAGATTCAGCGCCTCGAAGAACTCCGTTCGGATTTCGTTGAAGGCCGAATAGTCCCTCTCGATGTCGCGTAGGTAGCACGTACACCTCACGACGTCGTGCCACGTGGCCTGCCCGGCCTCGAGGAGCCGTGTCAGGTTTCTGTAGGCGCGCCAGCACTGTGCTCGGAAGTCACCCGGATGGAGCGTGAGGCCGAGCGGGCCGATGCTCGCGGTCCCGCTGAGGAACAGATGGGTGACTGGCCCGATGACGTCAACTCTCACTCCACGGGAGAAGGAGACTGGTTGCGGGTAGTTGGGTGCCTCGTTCAGGACATCGAGGGCGTGAACGGCGCTCTTCTGAATGTGGCGTCGGCAGGGCAGTCTCGCATCGCGTAGAGCGCCTGGCGGTGCAGGTGCGTCCGGTGGGAGGCCGAGAAAGCGGCGCTCTTCCTGCTCGGCAACGGTGTACGCCCGACACTGCCGAACCAGCGTCGCGGGGATTTCGTCGGGGACCATCTGTCGATCCTCCGCCCTTCTCGAGAATTCAGATGATTGCCGATGTCAGGAACGTGTAAACACTGAGGCTCGCCACCTCTGAGCTGTGAGGTGTCGATACCGGGATTCCGGGCTGCAAATCCCCGCGCTCCTCCCCGGTTGGCCGACAGGAGCTCGGTCAGTCGGTCCAACGACGACATCAGGCAGGGAGCGTGTAAGTCTCTACCAAAGAACAGCTTCCGGATCGCCGAAAACCCGGGAACCCGCACTCCGTGCCCTTCGGTGTCCGAAACCGAGAGGACCTATTGCGTCTCGACGCGGGCCCGAAGCGGCGCATCTCAAATCCCGGAGGCAGGACCCACACTTCTAAGCTCCGCAAGGAGGGCAGAAGTACAACAGGCGAAGCGAAGAAGTTCTCGAGATGTCCCGATGAGATGGGATCGCTCGAGCCCGGCTGGCGGGTCGCGTGCTCAGCGAGAGAGCGGGCGGGGCGGAAGAGCTCTCGGCAGCCTCCGGAAAGACCTCCCCGCCCATTTCGTCCTCGTGGGAAGGGACGACCCGTAGTTCAACGCCGGGGTCCGCTCGCACTCAGCGGAATTGCTGAAGGAGACGGCGCCCTGGACCATGGTGCGGCCCTGCCCCGGGTCACGGATGCCGGAAAGCGCAACGTCCTCTTCAACCTCGCCTGCGCCAACGCGCTCGCGGGCAGGACGTCCGAGGCCCTCGATCGCCTGGAGAAGGCCGTCGCCGAGGGCTTCGGGCCGCGCGAGGCGATCGAGGGGGACGACGACCTGGCGAGCCTGCGCGGCGAGGCGCGCTACGCGGAGATCGTCGCGAAGGCGAAGCCCGGGGCTGACGACCTGGCCGGGGCGACGGGCGAACGCCCTACGCCCCGCGCAGCTCCTCGAAGAACCGCGTGACGAGCGCGACGGCGACGTGCCGCCGGTAGGCGGCCGTGGAGCGGATGTCGTCGATCGGCGCGACGTCGCCGAGAACGGCGTCCCGAACTTCGGCGTCGGTGATTTCCGCGAGCGCGCGCGAGAGGCCGAGGGCACGCGTCGCCGGGCAGGAACGCGACGGTCGGAGCGACCGAGGCCATCGCGAGGCCGAGGCGCTTCGCCCGTCCGTTCTCCACGACCGCGACGCCCGCGAGGGCGACCTTCGAGATCGCCTGCGCCTGGCGGGTTCCGACCTTGCGCCATACGAAAGGGGCGCCGGCCGGAGGCAGAGCGATCTCGACCGCCTCGATCAGCTCGTCGGGGGCGAGGACGCTCCTGCGGTAGCCGGTGTAGAAGCTCGCGAGCGGAACGCGCCGCGCGCCGCGGATGCTCCTGAGGAGGAGCGTCGCGTCGAGGGCCGCGAGGGCGCAGACGCCGTCGGCGGCGGGGGAGCCGGAGGCGAGGTTCCCCGCGAGGGTGCCCCGGGCCTGGATCTGGAGGGCGCCGACGTCGCGGGCCATCGCCGCGAGAAGCGGACAGCGCGCGGCGACGCGGGCGTCCTTGCGCAGCTCGAGGTAGGTGACGGCGCCGCCGACCCGGAGCGTGTCGCCGTCGAGGGAGACTCTGCGCAGCCCCTCGAGCCGGGAGACGTCGACGACGAGCGGGAGCGTCCCTTCCGTTTCCGGCGGGGCGACGTGCCGCTCGACGAACCAGTCGGTGCCGCCGGCGAGAAGGACGGTCTTCTCGTTCCGCGCGGCACGCTCGGCGAGGAGGCCGAGCGCCGCTGGAAGGTCGCGGGGTGCGGTGAAGGGGTGAAGGGCGAGGCCGGCGACGCTCACGGGCGCACCTCGCGGCGCTTCGCGGCTTCGGTGACCGCGTTGACGATCCGCTGGTAGCCGGTGCAGCGGCAGACGTTGCCGGCGATCGCCTCGCGGATCTCCCCGTCGGTCGGCGCGGGCTTCTCGCGCAGGAGCGCCTCGGCCGAGAGGAGCATCCCGGGCGTGCAGATGCCGCACTGGGCGCCCCCTTCGGTCACCATCGCCTCCTGCAGCGGCGTCAGGTGCTGCGCGTCGCCGAGCCCTTCCACCGTCGTCACCTCGCGGCCGGCGCACTGGCCGAGGGCGACGAGGCAGGAGTTCACCGGGACGCCGTCGAGGAGGATCGTGCAGGCGCCGCACTCGCCCTCGCCGCACCCTTCCTTCGTCCCGGTCAGGCCGAGCCGTTCGCGCAGGACGTCGAGGAGGCGCGCGGCGGGAGGCGCCTCGAGCGTGAGGAGGGAGCCGTTGACCGTGAGCGTGACGCTCATCGCGCGTCTCCCTTCAGCGAGGCTTCGAAGAGGTCTTCGGGAAGGAGCGGAACGCGGTCGAGGACGAGGCCGGTGGCGTGCTCGATCGCCGCCGCGACGGCGGGGGCGCCGCCGTCCATCGGAAGCTCGCCCACGCCCTTCGCGCCGCCGGGCCCGCGGGAATAGGGAGCCTCGACGAGGATCGTCGTGAACGGGGGCGCGTCGAGGCTCGTCGGGACGATGTAGTTCGTCATCCTCGGGTTCAGGATCTTCCCGTCGCGCGTCACGAGCTTCTCCGTCAGCGCCCAGCCGATCGCCTGGAGCGTTCCGCCCTCCACCTGACCGGCGCAGAGGATCGGGTTCATCACGCGGCCGACGTCGACCGCGGCCCAGAAGCCGGTCACCTTCGTCTCGAACGTGTCGAGGTCGACCTCCACCTCCGCGACGTCGCAGGCCCATCCGTAGGCCGGGTAGGCGTCGCCCGAGTAGGTCGCGTCGTCCCAGACGACACCGGGTGGCGGCTCGTACTGCACGAGGGCCGTCGCGCGCCCGGGGTCGGCGGCGAGCCGGTCCCAGGCGGCCTCGCGGGAAACGCCCGTGGCCGTCGCCTCCTCGCCGACGCGCACACGGAGCTCCCCTGCCGCCTTCTCGACGATGGAGCCGACGACCATCACGGTGCGCGAGGCGACGGTCGGGCCCGAATCGGGGACGTGCTTCGTCGACGGGACGGCGAAATCGACGGCGTCCGTCGCGATGCCGAGGGCGTCGGCGGCGATCTGCCGGAAGACGGTCTCGGTCCCCTGGCCGATGTCGGTCGAGGCGGTCCTCACGCGGGCCCTCCCGCCGGGAAGGAGGTCGACCGCGATCTTCCCCTTCAGGTACTTCTCCCCCGAGCCGGTGAAGCCGGCGCCGTGGAGGAAGACGGCGGCGCCGATGCCGCGGGCGACGCGCCCGGTCACGACCGGCCCGCGCGCGCGCGCTTCTCGGCGAACCCGCTCGCGGCCATCGCCTTCTCGACGCACTCCTGGACGCCGACGGACTCTTTCAGCGTCTGCCCCGTCGCGGTCGTGTCGCCGAGGCGGAGGAGGTTCCTGCGCCGCAGCTCCATCGGGTCGATCCCGAGCGTCCGCGCGATACGGTCCATGTGCCGCTCGATCGCCCAGACGGTCTGCGGGGCGCCGAAGCCGCGGAAGGCGCCGTTCGGCGGCGTGTTCGTGGCGACGGCGAGCGCCTCGACGGTCACGTCCTCCCAGCGGTAGGCGCCGCAGGCGTGGAGGGCGCCGCGCGAGAGGACCACCGACGTGAGCGTCGCGTACGCGCCGCCGTCGAAGAGGATGCGGATCGAGACGGCGCGGAGCGTCCCGTCCCGGTCGCAGCCGCTCGCGATCTCGACGTGCGAGGGGTGCCGCTTCGTGGAGGCCTCGACGTCCTCCTGGCGGCCGTAGACGAGCTTCACGGGACGGCCCGACTTCTTCGCGAGGAGGAGGGCGTGGAGGGCGACGAGCGTCGGGTATTCCTCCTTGCCGCCGAAGCCGCCGCCGGTGACGGCCTGGGTCACGTCGACGCCGTCGTCGGGGAGGCCGAAGACCCCCTTGATTCCCTTCTGGACGTAGAACGGGCACTGGAGCGACCCCTCGACGTGCGCGCCCTCGGCGTCCCAGAACGCGATCATTCCGTTCGGCTCGATGTAGACGTGCTCCTGCCAGCCCGTCTCGTAGACGCCCCGGACGACGACCTCGCACCCGTCGACGGCGTCTCCGCCGCGCCCCTTCGTGATCCGGTAGCGCTTGAAGACGTTGTCGGGCGGGCGGATCACCTCCCGCGCCGCGAGGGCCTCGTCGATCGTCAGGACCGGCGGGAGCGGCTCGACGCGGAGCGCGACGTGCTTCAGCGCCTTCTCGAGGCGCAGCCGGTCCTCGCAGGCCAGGAGTGCCACCGGTTCGTAGGCGTGCCGGATCTCGTCTTCTGCCAGGACCGGCTGGTCGGTCTCGATGAGCGGTACGGCGTTCACCGGGACGTCGGCGGCGGTGACGACGGTGATCCCGGTCCAGTCGAAGGCGGGATCGAAGTCGATGCCGAGGAGGCGGCCGCGGGCGACGTCGCTGCGGACGGTCGCGCCGTGGAGCATCCCGGGGAGGACGAGGTCGTCGACGTAACGTGCCGACCCGGCCGCCTTCGCGGGGCCGTCGACGCGGGGAACGGACTTTCCGACAGAGGGCGCCATCGAGCGAGTCTACCCGCCCGGGGGCTCGCCGTCAGGGGCGCGAAGGGCGGTCCAGGATCTCCCTGAGGGCGGCCTCGAGCGTCCCGAAGCGGAACTTGAAACCGAGGGCCGAGGCTTTCGTGGGAAGGACCCTCTGCCCGTCGAGGACCAGGGAGGCCATCTCTCCCATCGCGGCGCGGATCGCGAAGGCGGGGGCCGGGGCGAAGGCGGGGCGGTGGAGGACCCGGCCGAGCGTCGAGGCGAACTCCTTCATCGTGACCGGAGCGGGGGCCGTGGCGTTGACCGGGCCCTCGAACCGGCGATCCTCGAGCAGCGCGACGAGGAGCGCGACGAGGTCGTCGCGGTGGATCCACGGCATCCACTGGTTCCCGCTCCCGAGCGGGCCGCCGAGACCGAGGCGGAACGGAAGGAGCATTTTCGAGAGAGCTCCTCCCTCCTCGCCGAGGACGATCCCGATGCGCAGGAGGACGAGGCGGACCCCCTCGGGAGCGGCCCGTCGCGCCGCCTCTTCCCATGCGACCGTCGTCTCGGCGAGGAATCCGGTGCCGGGCCCGGTCGCCTCGGACACCTCTTCGTCTCCGCGGTTTCCGTAGAAACCGACGGCCGACGCGTTGACGAGAACGGCCGGACGGCTCTTCGCGGCCCTGATCGCCGCGCCGACCCGTTCGGCGGCGCTGGCCCGGCTACCGACGATCCGGGCCTTCGCCGGCGCGGTCCATCGCTGGGCGATCGTCTCCCCGGCGAGGTTGACGACGGCGCCGGCGCCGTCGACGGCCGAGGCCAGCTCGTTCCACGAGACCGCACGGGCTCCCCCTGGAACCGGCGCGTTCGCCGGGTCACGCGTGACGACGTCCACCGCGTGTCCTTTTTCGAGAAGGGCGGCGACGAGTCCTCTCCCGAGGAAGCCGGTCCCGCCGGTGACGACGACCTTCATCAGGAGGGCTCCGTCACTTCTCCCCGCGGCGGATTTGATCGATCGCCCGGTCCCGGTCGGCCTCGATGCGCGACCGGTCGACGCGGTACTCCTCCTCGGCCTTCTCCCGCTCGGAGGGTTCGAGGACTTTCCTCAGGGCGTCCCTGAAGAGGATCTCCCTTTCGGCGAGGCGGGCCGTGCCGACCGACCGCGCCTCGGCGATGGCGGCTTTCTGGCTGTCGGAGAGGGTCTTCTCCTCGATTCCGGCCTCGCGGTCAGCCGCGTGGAGGCGCTCCATGGCGAGGTCGAAGGCGGACTTCGGTACATTCGACATGGTGACATCGTAACGTTCCAGAGGAGCGTAGGGATCTCGTGACGGTTCTGGCAGCTATCCCGCTCGCAGTCTTGCTCCTCGCGGGCCCCGCCGGCGCGCAGCCGGCCGGCCGTGGCGCGGGGCCCCAGGACCTGCCGTTCCCGGCCGAGGAGCTGATCCGGAAGGTGGCCTTCGCCCAGCGCCGGGTCGACCGGTCCCTCACCGACTACACGTTCGACCAGGTCGAGGTGCGGACGTCGTGGGGCAAGGGCGGACGTCAGAAGGAGACCCGCCGCCGCCTCTTCCACTACTTCTCGGGGGAGAGGCCGGGAGAAGCGACCCGCGAGCTCGTCGAGGTCGACGGGCGGCCGGCCACCCCGGAGGAGAGACGCGATCAGGCGGAAGAGGACGCGAAGCAACGGCGGCGGGACGTCGAGCGGCGTGCCGGGGCCGACGCCTCGCGGCCGCCGGCCGTCTCCGGCGAGGAAGAGGACCCGCTCGTCGGGCCCCGGCGCCTCTCCGACCTGGTCGCCCGTTTCGACTACCGCCTCGACGGGGCCGTCGAGGAGGACGGGCGGCTGCTCTACGCGCTCGCGTTCTCGCCGAAGCCGGGACTTCCGGCCGGCTCCCTCGGTGACCGGGCGCTGAACGCTCTCGCCGGCCGGGTCCTCGTCGACGCCTCGGACTTCCAGATCGTCTCGGTCGAGGCCCGTCTCGTTCGGCCCGTGAAGGTCAGCGGCGGGATCGCCGCGAACGTGAAGGAGGCGACGATCTCGTACCGCGGGTCGCGGCTCCCCCACGGGGTGTGGTTCCCGTGCGTCATCGACCTTCACCTCAGGGGAAAGACGGCCGTCTTCTTCAACCTCGACACGTCGTTCCGCTTCGAGTTCTCCGGCTTCGCCAGCTTCTCGGTCGAAACCGACAGCGACGTCGGCGGGCCGGACGCCGCCTCCGTACAATCCGCCCGATGACTCCTTCCAAGCGCCGCATCGTCCTCGGGGTGGCCCTCGCCGGGGCCTTCGCCGGCATCTTCCTCGCCTACCGTTCTTCGCTCGTCCCGGCGACCCACGCCGACCACGACCACGGGATCCTGAACCTGGACGCGGGAGGCCACCTCGACGTGGAGACCCGCGACGGGAGGGGCCGCAACCTCGTCGGCGCGCCCGGAAAGGTGCTCGTCGTCCACTTCGTCGATCCCGACGACGGCGCCGCGGCCCAGGAGCTCCGCGAGCTCTTCGCCTACCAGGAGACGCGCGGTGCGGACGCCTCGGCGGAGATCGTCGTCCTCGTGAAGACCGACTCCTTCGCCGCGCTCGACGCCTGGCTCGCGAAGAACGGCCTCGTGCCGCCCGTCCCTGCTTCCCTGACGGTCGACCCGGAGGGGAAGACGACGCTGAAGTTCAACAACAAGCGGGCGCTCGAGACGATGTTCTTCGGGCCCGACGGAAAGCTCGCCTCGCAGGCTCGCGGCCGGCTCGACTGGAAGCTCGATGCCCGGCGCCGGATCGCCGAGGCGGGCGCCGGCGCGAGCATCGAGTAGGCGCGACGGCAGAACGGGAGAAAGCTACCGGATCGTCAGCGGGGGCGCCGTCAGGACGCCCTTCTGCTGCTCGGCTTCGATCTGCCGGAGGGCAGGCCGAATCGGCTCGAGGAGCCTGATGATGGAGGTGAAGGAGCTCTCGTCCTCCTCCTCGCCCGAAAGTCTCGCGGCGAGCGTCTCGAACGGGTTCCTCTCCCTCGGGAAGACGGCGACCTTCACCTTCTCGCCCTCCGGGATCTTCGCGGCCGCCTTCGCGAGCTTCAGGGCCGTGGCGTAGCCCCCCAGCTCGTCGACGAGGCCGATCGCCTTCGCGTCCTCCCCGGTCCAGACGCGCCCCTTGGCGATCTCGAGGACCTTCTCTTTCGGGAGCTTCCGCCCGTCGGCGACCTTCGACGTGAAGTCTTCGTAGATCCGGTCGAGCCAGGCGTTGAACCTGTCCCATTCCGCGGGCGAGAAGCTCCGCGAGGCGTTCCACATGTTCGCGTTCGCGCCGACCTCGACCTGGTCGAACGTCAGGCCGACCTTCTCCCACATCGCCGGCGTCACCATCTTCCCGGCGAGGACGCCGATCGACCCGGTGATCGTCCCGGGCTGGGCGACGATCTTGTCGGCCGGCATCGCCACGAAGTAGCCCCCCGAGGCCGCCACCTCACCCATCGAGATGATCACGGGCTTGCCCGCCTTCTTCGCGAGGACGACCTCCCGCCAGATCGTGTCGGAGGCGACGTAGGAGCCGCCGGGGCTGGAGACCCGGAAGAGAATCGCCGCGACGTCGTCGTCCTCGACGGCCGTCCGGATCGCCTTCGCCACCGTCTCCGAGCCCATCGACTGGCCGCCCGTGAGGGCGTTCCCGCTGCTGGGGCCGCGCACGACGCCCCCGATGCCGTAGACGAGGGCGATCGTCCGCTTCCCTTCGGCGTGGGGCCGGCCTTCCTTTTTCAGGTAGGCCGAGAGGCCGAAGAACCGCGCGTCCGCGCCCCCCTTCTTCACCAGCTTGTCGTGGACCTCGTCCCGGTAGGCGAGCCCGTCGACGAGCCTGGCCTCGAGGGCCTCGGGGCCGAGGAAGGGGCCCCGGTCGACGAGGGCGCGGACCTCGTCCTCCGACATCTTCCGCCCCTCGGCGATCCCCTTCACCATCTGCCCGTAGATCGACTCGATCAGCGCCTTCGTCGCCTCCCGGTGGGCGTCGGTGAACTTCGTCTCCGTGTACTGGTTCATCGCGTTCTTGAACTCGTGACGCTGCCCGAACTCGGGCTTGACGCCGAGCTTGTCGAGGACGCCGCGCAGGAAGGGGCTCTCGCCCACGAGGCCGTTCAGGCCGAGGTCGCCCGAGGGCTGGAGCCAGATCTCGTCGAACGCCGTCGCGAGGTAGTAGGGGCCGTTGCCGGGCCCGAACTCGCCGAACGTCTCCGAGTAGGCGACCGCGAACTTCTTCTTCGCCCGGAAGGCCTTCACGGCGTCGCGGATCTCCTGGATCTCGGCGACGCCGATCGGCGCGGCGCCGAGACGCGCGACGAGCCCGACGACGTGCGGGTCGTCCCCCGCCTTCTCGAGCGCGTCGACGACGTCGCGGAGCGTGAGCGTTCGCTCGCCTCCGAACGCGGCGAAGGGGTTGTCGGGCTGCGTCTCGGGAATCCCGCGCTCGAGGTCGAGCTCCAGGATCGCCTTCTTCGGAACCGACGGCTTCCCCATGCCGCTGACGAAGATGCCGGCCCCGACGAGGACGGCGCCGAAGACGGAGATGACGAGAACGAGAACGAGGAGACCTTTTCCACCCTTGGTCATGAGACCCTCTTGGCCGCCCGGCTCATTCCCCGGCAGCGCGGACGATTATCGTCCGCAGCGCGCGGGGTGCGGGAATCACGCGGGCGACGGAGCCGTTGGGGAGGCGATGGGGCGATACGAGGAGCTGATGGACGCGTTCGCGACGTGCCGGGAGACGGCCGAGCTGCGCCCGCTGACGCTCGGGGAGGCGTTCTCGAGCCTGAAAGAGTCGGGCTTCGTCTTCGTCTGCGTCCTCCAGGCGCTCCCGTTCCTCCAGCCTGTGGCCCTCGGCCCCGTCTCGACGGCCCTCGGCCTCTCGCTCGCGATCCTCGGCTGGCAGATGGCGCGGGGCCGCCCTTCGCCCTGGCTTCCGGCGCGGGTCGCGGCCTGGGCACCCGGTCCTGCCGCCTGGCGGAGGCTGTTTGGCGTCGCCACGAAGGTCCTGGGCTTCTGCCGCCGCTTCACCCGTCGCCGCCGGACGGAGTGGGTGACGGGGGAGAATGGGCGCCGCGCAGGGGGCCTGATGATCGCGGTCGCGGGCCTTCTCATCTCGGTGCCGCTGGCCGGGATGCCGTTCAGCAATTCCCTCCCGGCCCTCGCCGTCGTCTTCGTCGCCCTCGGCGAGCTGGAGGAGGACGGCCTCATGCTCGTGGCGGCGATGGGGACGCTCGTCCTGACC belongs to Holophagales bacterium and includes:
- a CDS encoding exopolysaccharide biosynthesis protein yields the protein MGRYEELMDAFATCRETAELRPLTLGEAFSSLKESGFVFVCVLQALPFLQPVALGPVSTALGLSLAILGWQMARGRPSPWLPARVAAWAPGPAAWRRLFGVATKVLGFCRRFTRRRRTEWVTGENGRRAGGLMIAVAGLLISVPLAGMPFSNSLPALAVVFVALGELEEDGLMLVAAMGTLVLTVLYFAALVVLLVWAGGAAFEKLGL
- a CDS encoding PD40 domain-containing protein; the encoded protein is MLLATAVLATAPSPTIDGSRPPPSIAITAPREGAVFPRDLAPPTFRWEDTRGASYWRVTIEIQGEAQGVTYVCEKREWRPEAEAWQRIKARSVGRTARLLVQRIESERGEALEPGASISFQTSPDPVGAPIFYREVPLPVAFAMDHKPLIRWRLGDVSSADPPRTVLAGMQTCANCHSFSSDGRTLAMDIDFASDKGAYAIATVAPTVEIGRPEMMSWGEYQRGDGESTFGFLSTISPDGRHVVSTVKETIFLKFMSDPYCSQLFFPTRGVRVSYERSSSRFQALSGADSPDLVQTNPAFSPDGRWLLFARARAPEIPRHGSVIEPDVISAIAPGFIDGKRKICFDLFRIPFNGGKGGVPERVLGAADNGRSNFFARYSPDGRWIVFCQATSMMLNRPDSTLFIVPSEGGVARRLTCNAPGRMNSWHSFSPNGRWLVYASKATGPLTQLWLTHIDAMGQDTIPVQLEGWVDLDRAANLPEFVNLSPGALRQITVAPEIRDSTPSLPRRPN
- a CDS encoding TIGR01777 family protein: MKVVVTGGTGFLGRGLVAALLEKGHAVDVVTRDPANAPVPGGARAVSWNELASAVDGAGAVVNLAGETIAQRWTAPAKARIVGSRASAAERVGAAIRAAKSRPAVLVNASAVGFYGNRGDEEVSEATGPGTGFLAETTVAWEEAARRAAPEGVRLVLLRIGIVLGEEGGALSKMLLPFRLGLGGPLGSGNQWMPWIHRDDLVALLVALLEDRRFEGPVNATAPAPVTMKEFASTLGRVLHRPAFAPAPAFAIRAAMGEMASLVLDGQRVLPTKASALGFKFRFGTLEAALREILDRPSRP
- a CDS encoding (2Fe-2S)-binding protein, encoding MSVTLTVNGSLLTLEAPPAARLLDVLRERLGLTGTKEGCGEGECGACTILLDGVPVNSCLVALGQCAGREVTTVEGLGDAQHLTPLQEAMVTEGGAQCGICTPGMLLSAEALLREKPAPTDGEIREAIAGNVCRCTGYQRIVNAVTEAAKRREVRP
- the sppA gene encoding signal peptide peptidase SppA, with translation MTKGGKGLLVLVLVISVFGAVLVGAGIFVSGMGKPSVPKKAILELDLERGIPETQPDNPFAAFGGERTLTLRDVVDALEKAGDDPHVVGLVARLGAAPIGVAEIQEIRDAVKAFRAKKKFAVAYSETFGEFGPGNGPYYLATAFDEIWLQPSGDLGLNGLVGESPFLRGVLDKLGVKPEFGQRHEFKNAMNQYTETKFTDAHREATKALIESIYGQMVKGIAEGRKMSEDEVRALVDRGPFLGPEALEARLVDGLAYRDEVHDKLVKKGGADARFFGLSAYLKKEGRPHAEGKRTIALVYGIGGVVRGPSSGNALTGGQSMGSETVAKAIRTAVEDDDVAAILFRVSSPGGSYVASDTIWREVVLAKKAGKPVIISMGEVAASGGYFVAMPADKIVAQPGTITGSIGVLAGKMVTPAMWEKVGLTFDQVEVGANANMWNASRSFSPAEWDRFNAWLDRIYEDFTSKVADGRKLPKEKVLEIAKGRVWTGEDAKAIGLVDELGGYATALKLAKAAAKIPEGEKVKVAVFPRERNPFETLAARLSGEEEDESSFTSIIRLLEPIRPALRQIEAEQQKGVLTAPPLTIR
- a CDS encoding RidA family protein, translated to MVPDEIPATLVRQCRAYTVAEQEERRFLGLPPDAPAPPGALRDARLPCRRHIQKSAVHALDVLNEAPNYPQPVSFSRGVRVDVIGPVTHLFLSGTASIGPLGLTLHPGDFRAQCWRAYRNLTRLLEAGQATWHDVVRCTCYLRDIERDYSAFNEIRTEFFEALNLNPLPASTGIQVGLCRSDLLVEIEAHAMLSGSPETRPATPPPGRPLPPASVVDPREGLPPRTLAKRVRHHDRDQVAARRHK